A region of Actinomycetota bacterium DNA encodes the following proteins:
- the pstB gene encoding phosphate ABC transporter ATP-binding protein PstB, whose product MESDLLVTRRTAPSELRAEHVSVWFGKRKVLENVDIDFPKNTVTALIGPSGCGKSTFIRTLNRLHELIPGAALAGSVLYEGKDIYSSDIDPVHIRLQIGMVFQKPNPFPSMTIRGNVLSGLKLSGMKRENHDEIVEQTLTAAGLWNEVKDRLSHAAGDLSGGQQQRLVIARALAVQPSVLLMDEPCSALDPASTLKIEETIRQLSKEVTIVIVTHNMQQAVRVADNTAFFLAQEGEPGHIVEQGLTTDIFGQPQDQRTLDYVNGRFG is encoded by the coding sequence ATGGAATCGGATCTCCTTGTTACGCGTCGGACCGCCCCTAGCGAATTGCGCGCGGAACATGTGAGTGTCTGGTTTGGCAAGCGAAAGGTTTTGGAGAACGTCGACATCGACTTTCCCAAGAACACCGTGACAGCCCTTATCGGACCGTCAGGCTGCGGCAAATCGACCTTCATCAGAACGTTGAATCGCCTGCACGAGTTGATCCCAGGCGCCGCCCTAGCTGGGTCTGTCCTGTATGAAGGCAAGGACATTTACAGTTCAGATATTGACCCTGTGCATATTCGCTTGCAGATCGGAATGGTCTTTCAGAAGCCGAATCCATTCCCAAGCATGACCATCCGTGGCAACGTTCTTTCAGGCCTCAAACTTTCAGGAATGAAGCGCGAGAATCACGACGAGATTGTTGAGCAGACTCTTACGGCTGCAGGATTGTGGAATGAAGTCAAGGACAGGCTCAGCCATGCTGCCGGTGATTTGTCAGGCGGCCAACAGCAGCGCCTAGTGATCGCGCGCGCTCTCGCAGTTCAGCCGAGTGTTCTGCTGATGGATGAGCCATGCTCTGCGCTTGATCCAGCGTCAACGCTCAAGATCGAAGAGACAATTCGACAGTTGTCGAAGGAAGTAACGATCGTAATCGTGACGCACAACATGCAGCAGGCAGTGCGAGTTGCGGACAACACGGCCTTCTTTCTCGCGCAAGAAGGCGAGCCAGGGCACATTGTCGAGCAGGGACTCACTACTGACATCTTCGGTCAGCCTCAGGATCAGCGCACCCTCGATTATGTGAACGGTCGCTTCGGTTAA